A portion of the Mus pahari chromosome 17, PAHARI_EIJ_v1.1, whole genome shotgun sequence genome contains these proteins:
- the Tns2 gene encoding tensin-2 isoform X1 yields MGGRPRDGESQRSSADTPSRVDPGNLISRPPPHPPPPHFLEQRPAPFPPALPSTSRARLLHTPARQPPLHPREAAASAGCFQEAPGQAPALFRPCSQEPSQPDTMKSSGPVERLLRALGRRDSSRATSRPRKAEPHSFREKVFRKKTPVCAVCKVTIDGTGVSCRVCKVATHRKCEAKVTSSCQALPPAELRRNTAPVRRIEHLGSTKSLNHSKQRSTLPRSFSLDPLMERRWDLDLTYVTERILAAAFPARPDEQRHRGHLRELAHVLQSKHRDKYLLFNLSEKRHDLTRLNPKVQDFGWPELHAPPLDKLCSICKAMETWLSADPQHVVVLYCKGSKGKLGVIVSAYMHYSKISAGADQALATLTMRKFCEDKVATELQPSQRRYVGYFSGLLSGSIRMNSSPLFLHYVFVPVLPAFEPNTGFQPFLKIYQSMQLVYTSGVYRIAGPGPQQLCISLEPALLLKGDVMVTCYHKGGQGTDRTLVFRVQFHTCTIHGPRLTFPKDQLDEAWADERFPFQASVEFVFSSSPEKVKGNTPRNDPSVSVDYNTTEPAVRWDSYENFNQHHEDSVDGALAHTRGPLDGSPYAQVQRVPRQTPPAPSPELPPPPMLSVSSDSGHSSTLTTEHTAESPGRPPPTAAERQELDRLLGGCGVASAGRGAGRETAILDDEEQPSVGGGLHLGMYSGHRPGLSRRCSCRQGFREPCGIPNGGYYRPEGTLERRRPPYGGYEGHPQGYAETSVEKRRLCRSLSEGPYPYAPELGKTANGDFGYRPAGYREVVILEDPGVPALCSCPACEEKLALPTAALYGLRLEREAAEGWSSEVGKPLLHPVRPGHPLPLLVPACGHHHAPMPDYGCLKPPKVGEEGHEGCSYAVCPEGRYGHSGYPALVTYGYGGAVPSYCPAYGRAPHSCGSPSEGRGYPSPGAHSPRAGSVSPGSPPYLQPRKQGYEIPAEDGRDKYPLPGHLASTGPLAPTESPEPSWRDGSSGHSTLPRSPRDVQCSASSELSGPSTPLHTSSPVQGKESTRRQDTTRSTNLAPTQGLSPGEALPSVVQGAAEKTPELLTSSRPEPLDPSPFSQTSAPSSPNGWPQERSPGGHTNSASSRSPVPTTLPGLRHAPWQGPRGPSDSPDGSPLTPVPTQMPWLVGSPEPPQSSPTPAFPLATSYDANGPTQPPLPEKRHLSVSGQQPSPPARGTNQHVTFASPLPDVTQSPEHPLQETQSNVKFVQDTSKFWYKPHLSRDQAIALLKDKDPGAFLIRDSHSFQGAYGLALKVATPPPSVQPWKGDPSEQLVRHFLIETGPKGVKIKGCPTEPYFGSLSALVSQHSISPISLPCCLRIPSKDPLEETPEAPVPTNMSTAADLLRQGAACSVLYLTSVETESLTGPQAVARASSAALSCSPIPVPAIVHFKVSAQGITLTDNQRKLFFRRHYPVNSITFSSTDPQDRRWTNPDGTTSKIFGFVAKKPGSPWENVCHLFAELDPEQPASAIVTFITKVLLGQRK; encoded by the exons ATGGGAGGCAGACCCAGAGATGGGGAGAGCCAGAGATCCTCGGCTGACACTCCCAGCAGGGTAGATCCTGGGAATCTGATCTCCCGGCCTCCCCcacatcctcccccaccccacttcctggAGCAGCGACCTGCCCCCTTCCCGCCTGCACTTCCCTCCACTTCCAGGGCCAGGCTCCTCCACACACCAGCCAGACAGCCTCCCCTCCACCCAAGGGAAGCGGCTGCCTCGGCAGGCTGCTTCCAGGAAGCCCCAGGCCAGGCCCCAGCATTGTTCAGGCCCTGCAGTCAAGAGCCCAGCCAGCCAGACACCATGAAATCCAGCGGCCCTGTGGAAAGGTTGCTCAGAGccctggggaggagggacagCAGCCGGGCCACCAGCAGG CCTAGGAAAGCAGAACCACACAGCTTCCGGGAGAAGGTTTTCCGGAAGAAAACtccagtgtgtgcagtgtgtaagGTGACCATCGATGGGACCGGCGTCTCCTGCCGAG TCTGCAAGGTGGCCACACACAGAAAATGTGAAGCAAAA GTGACTTCATCCTGTCAGGCCTTGCCCCCCGCGGAGCTG CGGAGAAACACAGCCCCGGTCCGGCGCATAGAACACCTG GGGTCCACCAAGTCTCTGAACCACTCAAAGCAACGCAGTACTCTACCCAG GAGCTTCAGCCTGGATCCGCTCATGGAGCGTCGCTGGGACTTGGACCTCACCTATGTAACGGAGCGGATCTTGGCCGCAGCTTTTCCTGCACGACCGGACGAGCAGCGACACCGAGGCCACTTGCGCGAGCTAGCCCATGTGCTTCAATCCAAGCACAGAGACAAGTACCTG CTCTTCAACCTTTCAGAGAAACGACATGACCTCACCCGCCTGAACCCCAAG GTGCAAGACTTTGGCTGGCCTGAACTACATGCCCCACCTCTGGACAAGTTGTGTTCCATCTGCAAAGccatggagacatggctcagtgctgACCCTCAGCACGTGGTCGTGTTGTACTGCAAG GGGAGCAAAGGCAAGCTTGGGGTCATCGTCTCTGCTTATATGCACTACAGCAAGATCTCTGCAGG GGCAGACCAGGCGCTGGCAACCCTCACCATGAGGAAATTCTGTGAGGACAAGGTGGCCACGGAACTGCAACCCTCCCAACGCCG CTATGTCGGCTACTTCAGCGGGCTGCTGTCTGGCTCCATCAGAATGAACAGCAGCCCACTCTTCCTGCACTATGTGTTTGTTCCTGTGCTACCAGCCTTTGAGCCCAACACAG GCTTCCAGCCTTTCCTCAAGATCTACCAGTCGATGCAGCTGGTCTACACATCTGGAGTCTA CCGCATCGCAGGTCCGGGGCCTCAGCAGCTTTGTATCAGCCTGGAGCCAGCCCTCCTCCTCAAAGGCGATGTCATG gTAACCTGCTACCACAAGGGTGGCCAGGGGACAGACCGGACCCTCGTGTTCCGAGTTCAGTTCCACACATGCACCATCCACGGGCCACGGCTCACCTTCCCAAAGGATCAACTAGATGAGGCCTGGGCTG ACGAGCGGTTCCCTTTCCAAGCCTCAGTGGAGTTTGTTTTCTCCTCCAGCCCTGAGAAAGTCAAAG GCAACACCCCACGGAACGATCCCTCTGTCTCCGTGGATTACAACACGACAGAGCCTGCTGTACGCTGGGACTCCTATGAAAACTTCAATCAGCACCATGAGGATAGCGTGGACG GCGCCTTGGCCCACACAAGGGGCCCCCTGGATGGCAGTCCTTATGCCCAGGTGCAGCGGGTCCCCCGCCAGACACCACCAGCACCTTCTCCAGAGCTTCCCCCACCCCCGATGCTCTCTGTCAGCAGCGACTCCGGCCACTCATCCACGCTAACCACAGAACACACAGCAGAATCCCCCGGCCGACCGCCCCCAACCGCTGCTGAAAGACAGGAGCTGGATCGTCTGCTGGGAGGTTGTGGAGTGGCCAGTGCGGGCCGTGGTGCTGGGCGAGAGACCGCCATCCTAGATGATGAAGAGCAGCCCTCTGTGGGTGGAGGCCTGCACCTTGGGATGTATTCGGGCCACAGGCCTGGCCTCAGTCGCCGCTGCTCCTGCCGTCAAGGCTTCCGGGAGCCTTGTGGGATCCCTAATGGGGGCTACTACCGGCCTGAGGGAACCCTAGAGAGACGACGACCACCCTATGGGGGCTATGAGGGACACccccagggctatgcagaaacCTCTGTGGAGAAGAGGCGCCTCTGCAGGTCGCTGTCAGAAGGGCCGTACCCCTATGCACCCGAGCTGGGGAAAACAGCCAATGGGGACTTTGGCTACCGTCCAGCAGGCTACCGGGAGGTGGTGATCCTGGAGGACCCTGGGGTGCCTGCTTTATGCTCCTGCCCTGCCTGTGAGGAGAAGCTGGCGCTGCCCACCGCAGCCCTGTATGGACTGCGACTAGAGAGGGAGGCTGCAGAGGGGTGGTCCAGCGAGGTAGGCAAGCCTCTCCTACACCCAGTGAGGCCTGGACACCCATTGCCTCTGCTGGTGCCTGCCTGTGGGCATCATCACGCCCCAATGCCTGACTATGGCTGCCTGAAGCCACCCAAGGTGGGTGAGGAAGGGCATGAGGGCTGCTCCTATGCCGTGTGCCCTGAAGGCAGGTATGGGCATTCAGGGTACCCTGCCCTGGTAACCTATGGCTATGGAGGAGCGGTTCCCAGCTACTGCCCAGCGTACGGCCGGGCGCCTCACAGTTGCGGATCTCCAAGTGAAGGCAGAGGGTACCCCAGCCCTGGTGCCCACTCACCACGGGCTGGATCTGTGTCCCCGGGGAGTCCACCCTACCTGCAGCCCAGGAAGCAGGGTTATGAGATTCCTGCGGAGGATGGGAGAGACAAGTACCCACTTCCTGGGCACCTGGCCTCAACAGGACCCTTGGCTCCCACAG AGTCACCTGAACCAtcctggagggatggctccaGTGGACACAGCACGCTACCTCGGTCTCCCCGAGATGTCCAGTGCAGTGCTTCTTCAGAGCTGTCTGGTCCCTCCACGCCCTTACACACCAGCAGCCCAGTTCAGGGCAAGGAAAG CACCCGACGGCAAGACACCACCAGGTCTACCAACTTGGCACCCACTCAGGGACTGAGTCCTGGCGAGGCCTTGCCCTCTGTTGTACAGGGAGCTGCTGAAAAGACTCCTGAGCTGTTGACAAGCAGCAGGCCTGAGCCACTGGACCCTAGCCCCTTCTCCCAGACCTCTGCACCCAGCTCACCCAATGGCTGGCCTCAGGAAAGGAGCCCAGGGGGCCACACCAACAGTGCCAGTTCTCGGAGCCCTGTGCCAACCACCCTGCCTGGACTCCGCCATGCCCCGTGGCAGGGCCCTCGGGGCCCTTCGGATAGCCCAGATGGTTCCCCTCTTACTCCTGTGCCTACCCAGATGCCCTGGCTTGTGGGCAGCCCAGAACCACCCCAGAGctcacccacccctgccttcccCCTGGCTACCTCCTATGATGCCAATGGTCCCACTCAGCCTCCACTTCCTGAAAAACGACACCTGTCCGTGTCTGGGCAACAGCCGTCACCACCAGCCAGAGGCACCAATCAGCATGTCACCTTTGCATCTCCTCTCCCAGATGTCACCCAATCCCCAG AGCACCCTTTACAAGAGACCCAAAGCAATGTCAAGTTTGTCCAGGATACATCAAAGTTCTGGTACAAGCCACACCTTTCCCGAGACCAAG CCATTGCCCTGCTGAAAGACAAGGACCCTGGGGCCTTCCTGATCAGGGACAGCCATTCATTCCAGGGAGCCTATGGGCTGGCCCTCAAGGTGGCCACACCTCCGCCCAGTGTGCAGCCCTGGAAAG GGGACCCCTCAGAACAGCTGGTCCGCCATTTCCTCATTGAGACTGGGCCCAAAGGTGTGAAGATCAAGGGTTGTCCCACTGAGCCCTATTTTG GAAGCCTGTCTGCCCTAGTCTCCCAGCACTccatctctcccatctccctgccctgctgTCTGAGAATTCCTAGCAAAG atcctctagaagaaACCCCAGAGGCCCCAGTGCCCACCAACATGAGCACAGCAGCAGACCTCCTGCGTCAAGGAGCAG CCTGCAGTGTGCTCTACCTGACCTCGGTGGAGACAGAGTCACTGACTGGCCCTCAGGCTGtggccagggccagctctgcagcTCTGAGCTGCAGCCCCATCCCCGTGCCAGCCATTGTCCATTTCAAGGTCTCAGCTCAAGGCATCACACTGACAGACAACCAGAGAAA GCTCTTCTTTCGCCGCCATTACCCAGTGAACAGCATCACCTTCTCTAGCACTGACCCCCAGGACCGCAG ATGGACCAATCCAGATGGAACCACCTCCAA GATCTTTGGTTTCGTGGCCAAGAAGCCAGGAAGTCCCTGGGAAAATGTGTGTCATCTCTTTGCGGAGCTTGACCCGGAACAACCGGCAAGTGCCATCGTCACCTTCATCACCAAAGTTCTACTGGgccagagaaaatga
- the Tns2 gene encoding tensin-2 isoform X2, whose protein sequence is MERRWDLDLTYVTERILAAAFPARPDEQRHRGHLRELAHVLQSKHRDKYLLFNLSEKRHDLTRLNPKVQDFGWPELHAPPLDKLCSICKAMETWLSADPQHVVVLYCKGSKGKLGVIVSAYMHYSKISAGADQALATLTMRKFCEDKVATELQPSQRRYVGYFSGLLSGSIRMNSSPLFLHYVFVPVLPAFEPNTGFQPFLKIYQSMQLVYTSGVYRIAGPGPQQLCISLEPALLLKGDVMVTCYHKGGQGTDRTLVFRVQFHTCTIHGPRLTFPKDQLDEAWADERFPFQASVEFVFSSSPEKVKGNTPRNDPSVSVDYNTTEPAVRWDSYENFNQHHEDSVDGALAHTRGPLDGSPYAQVQRVPRQTPPAPSPELPPPPMLSVSSDSGHSSTLTTEHTAESPGRPPPTAAERQELDRLLGGCGVASAGRGAGRETAILDDEEQPSVGGGLHLGMYSGHRPGLSRRCSCRQGFREPCGIPNGGYYRPEGTLERRRPPYGGYEGHPQGYAETSVEKRRLCRSLSEGPYPYAPELGKTANGDFGYRPAGYREVVILEDPGVPALCSCPACEEKLALPTAALYGLRLEREAAEGWSSEVGKPLLHPVRPGHPLPLLVPACGHHHAPMPDYGCLKPPKVGEEGHEGCSYAVCPEGRYGHSGYPALVTYGYGGAVPSYCPAYGRAPHSCGSPSEGRGYPSPGAHSPRAGSVSPGSPPYLQPRKQGYEIPAEDGRDKYPLPGHLASTGPLAPTESPEPSWRDGSSGHSTLPRSPRDVQCSASSELSGPSTPLHTSSPVQGKESTRRQDTTRSTNLAPTQGLSPGEALPSVVQGAAEKTPELLTSSRPEPLDPSPFSQTSAPSSPNGWPQERSPGGHTNSASSRSPVPTTLPGLRHAPWQGPRGPSDSPDGSPLTPVPTQMPWLVGSPEPPQSSPTPAFPLATSYDANGPTQPPLPEKRHLSVSGQQPSPPARGTNQHVTFASPLPDVTQSPEHPLQETQSNVKFVQDTSKFWYKPHLSRDQAIALLKDKDPGAFLIRDSHSFQGAYGLALKVATPPPSVQPWKGDPSEQLVRHFLIETGPKGVKIKGCPTEPYFGSLSALVSQHSISPISLPCCLRIPSKDPLEETPEAPVPTNMSTAADLLRQGAACSVLYLTSVETESLTGPQAVARASSAALSCSPIPVPAIVHFKVSAQGITLTDNQRKLFFRRHYPVNSITFSSTDPQDRRWTNPDGTTSKIFGFVAKKPGSPWENVCHLFAELDPEQPASAIVTFITKVLLGQRK, encoded by the exons ATGGAGCGTCGCTGGGACTTGGACCTCACCTATGTAACGGAGCGGATCTTGGCCGCAGCTTTTCCTGCACGACCGGACGAGCAGCGACACCGAGGCCACTTGCGCGAGCTAGCCCATGTGCTTCAATCCAAGCACAGAGACAAGTACCTG CTCTTCAACCTTTCAGAGAAACGACATGACCTCACCCGCCTGAACCCCAAG GTGCAAGACTTTGGCTGGCCTGAACTACATGCCCCACCTCTGGACAAGTTGTGTTCCATCTGCAAAGccatggagacatggctcagtgctgACCCTCAGCACGTGGTCGTGTTGTACTGCAAG GGGAGCAAAGGCAAGCTTGGGGTCATCGTCTCTGCTTATATGCACTACAGCAAGATCTCTGCAGG GGCAGACCAGGCGCTGGCAACCCTCACCATGAGGAAATTCTGTGAGGACAAGGTGGCCACGGAACTGCAACCCTCCCAACGCCG CTATGTCGGCTACTTCAGCGGGCTGCTGTCTGGCTCCATCAGAATGAACAGCAGCCCACTCTTCCTGCACTATGTGTTTGTTCCTGTGCTACCAGCCTTTGAGCCCAACACAG GCTTCCAGCCTTTCCTCAAGATCTACCAGTCGATGCAGCTGGTCTACACATCTGGAGTCTA CCGCATCGCAGGTCCGGGGCCTCAGCAGCTTTGTATCAGCCTGGAGCCAGCCCTCCTCCTCAAAGGCGATGTCATG gTAACCTGCTACCACAAGGGTGGCCAGGGGACAGACCGGACCCTCGTGTTCCGAGTTCAGTTCCACACATGCACCATCCACGGGCCACGGCTCACCTTCCCAAAGGATCAACTAGATGAGGCCTGGGCTG ACGAGCGGTTCCCTTTCCAAGCCTCAGTGGAGTTTGTTTTCTCCTCCAGCCCTGAGAAAGTCAAAG GCAACACCCCACGGAACGATCCCTCTGTCTCCGTGGATTACAACACGACAGAGCCTGCTGTACGCTGGGACTCCTATGAAAACTTCAATCAGCACCATGAGGATAGCGTGGACG GCGCCTTGGCCCACACAAGGGGCCCCCTGGATGGCAGTCCTTATGCCCAGGTGCAGCGGGTCCCCCGCCAGACACCACCAGCACCTTCTCCAGAGCTTCCCCCACCCCCGATGCTCTCTGTCAGCAGCGACTCCGGCCACTCATCCACGCTAACCACAGAACACACAGCAGAATCCCCCGGCCGACCGCCCCCAACCGCTGCTGAAAGACAGGAGCTGGATCGTCTGCTGGGAGGTTGTGGAGTGGCCAGTGCGGGCCGTGGTGCTGGGCGAGAGACCGCCATCCTAGATGATGAAGAGCAGCCCTCTGTGGGTGGAGGCCTGCACCTTGGGATGTATTCGGGCCACAGGCCTGGCCTCAGTCGCCGCTGCTCCTGCCGTCAAGGCTTCCGGGAGCCTTGTGGGATCCCTAATGGGGGCTACTACCGGCCTGAGGGAACCCTAGAGAGACGACGACCACCCTATGGGGGCTATGAGGGACACccccagggctatgcagaaacCTCTGTGGAGAAGAGGCGCCTCTGCAGGTCGCTGTCAGAAGGGCCGTACCCCTATGCACCCGAGCTGGGGAAAACAGCCAATGGGGACTTTGGCTACCGTCCAGCAGGCTACCGGGAGGTGGTGATCCTGGAGGACCCTGGGGTGCCTGCTTTATGCTCCTGCCCTGCCTGTGAGGAGAAGCTGGCGCTGCCCACCGCAGCCCTGTATGGACTGCGACTAGAGAGGGAGGCTGCAGAGGGGTGGTCCAGCGAGGTAGGCAAGCCTCTCCTACACCCAGTGAGGCCTGGACACCCATTGCCTCTGCTGGTGCCTGCCTGTGGGCATCATCACGCCCCAATGCCTGACTATGGCTGCCTGAAGCCACCCAAGGTGGGTGAGGAAGGGCATGAGGGCTGCTCCTATGCCGTGTGCCCTGAAGGCAGGTATGGGCATTCAGGGTACCCTGCCCTGGTAACCTATGGCTATGGAGGAGCGGTTCCCAGCTACTGCCCAGCGTACGGCCGGGCGCCTCACAGTTGCGGATCTCCAAGTGAAGGCAGAGGGTACCCCAGCCCTGGTGCCCACTCACCACGGGCTGGATCTGTGTCCCCGGGGAGTCCACCCTACCTGCAGCCCAGGAAGCAGGGTTATGAGATTCCTGCGGAGGATGGGAGAGACAAGTACCCACTTCCTGGGCACCTGGCCTCAACAGGACCCTTGGCTCCCACAG AGTCACCTGAACCAtcctggagggatggctccaGTGGACACAGCACGCTACCTCGGTCTCCCCGAGATGTCCAGTGCAGTGCTTCTTCAGAGCTGTCTGGTCCCTCCACGCCCTTACACACCAGCAGCCCAGTTCAGGGCAAGGAAAG CACCCGACGGCAAGACACCACCAGGTCTACCAACTTGGCACCCACTCAGGGACTGAGTCCTGGCGAGGCCTTGCCCTCTGTTGTACAGGGAGCTGCTGAAAAGACTCCTGAGCTGTTGACAAGCAGCAGGCCTGAGCCACTGGACCCTAGCCCCTTCTCCCAGACCTCTGCACCCAGCTCACCCAATGGCTGGCCTCAGGAAAGGAGCCCAGGGGGCCACACCAACAGTGCCAGTTCTCGGAGCCCTGTGCCAACCACCCTGCCTGGACTCCGCCATGCCCCGTGGCAGGGCCCTCGGGGCCCTTCGGATAGCCCAGATGGTTCCCCTCTTACTCCTGTGCCTACCCAGATGCCCTGGCTTGTGGGCAGCCCAGAACCACCCCAGAGctcacccacccctgccttcccCCTGGCTACCTCCTATGATGCCAATGGTCCCACTCAGCCTCCACTTCCTGAAAAACGACACCTGTCCGTGTCTGGGCAACAGCCGTCACCACCAGCCAGAGGCACCAATCAGCATGTCACCTTTGCATCTCCTCTCCCAGATGTCACCCAATCCCCAG AGCACCCTTTACAAGAGACCCAAAGCAATGTCAAGTTTGTCCAGGATACATCAAAGTTCTGGTACAAGCCACACCTTTCCCGAGACCAAG CCATTGCCCTGCTGAAAGACAAGGACCCTGGGGCCTTCCTGATCAGGGACAGCCATTCATTCCAGGGAGCCTATGGGCTGGCCCTCAAGGTGGCCACACCTCCGCCCAGTGTGCAGCCCTGGAAAG GGGACCCCTCAGAACAGCTGGTCCGCCATTTCCTCATTGAGACTGGGCCCAAAGGTGTGAAGATCAAGGGTTGTCCCACTGAGCCCTATTTTG GAAGCCTGTCTGCCCTAGTCTCCCAGCACTccatctctcccatctccctgccctgctgTCTGAGAATTCCTAGCAAAG atcctctagaagaaACCCCAGAGGCCCCAGTGCCCACCAACATGAGCACAGCAGCAGACCTCCTGCGTCAAGGAGCAG CCTGCAGTGTGCTCTACCTGACCTCGGTGGAGACAGAGTCACTGACTGGCCCTCAGGCTGtggccagggccagctctgcagcTCTGAGCTGCAGCCCCATCCCCGTGCCAGCCATTGTCCATTTCAAGGTCTCAGCTCAAGGCATCACACTGACAGACAACCAGAGAAA GCTCTTCTTTCGCCGCCATTACCCAGTGAACAGCATCACCTTCTCTAGCACTGACCCCCAGGACCGCAG ATGGACCAATCCAGATGGAACCACCTCCAA GATCTTTGGTTTCGTGGCCAAGAAGCCAGGAAGTCCCTGGGAAAATGTGTGTCATCTCTTTGCGGAGCTTGACCCGGAACAACCGGCAAGTGCCATCGTCACCTTCATCACCAAAGTTCTACTGGgccagagaaaatga